One stretch of Serinicoccus hydrothermalis DNA includes these proteins:
- a CDS encoding DUF2786 domain-containing protein, translating to MEGDWDTEGARARCAQLAEMLGELWRRGWEPADLHGWASRQRHGLFVAVLDDAMAADLAAHARVTVEERWFDQLAEIGAGVWWDRGTDHLSARARDDPGGWVVVDRTATVLLQLLRLLPALEQIAAPPGEAREQATSASDVDQKLLTKVRLLLAKAESTDFEEEADTFTAAAQKLMARHSIDRAMMDAAERVEERAQGRGGPTATRLGVDRPYDRPKFVLLASIAEANRCRAVWNQGIGRATVVGFPVDLRAVELLYASLLVQATSAMQAEGPRRSAHGGSRTRSFRSSFLTGFAYRVGERLEQAAEEEKGEAAGSLESHVTGTSRDGDTGARPGVALVLARRERKVDAAVTERFPHLGTVRSRATWDGEGYRSGRAAAERAHLGDRGRLA from the coding sequence ATGGAGGGGGATTGGGACACCGAGGGGGCCAGGGCGCGCTGCGCGCAGCTGGCCGAGATGCTGGGCGAGCTGTGGCGGCGGGGATGGGAGCCGGCCGACCTGCACGGCTGGGCGAGCCGGCAGCGGCACGGCCTCTTCGTGGCCGTGCTGGACGACGCGATGGCCGCCGACCTGGCGGCGCACGCCCGGGTCACGGTCGAGGAGAGGTGGTTCGACCAGCTGGCGGAGATCGGCGCAGGCGTGTGGTGGGACCGGGGCACGGACCACCTGAGCGCCCGGGCGCGGGACGATCCGGGAGGGTGGGTCGTCGTCGACAGGACGGCGACGGTGCTGCTCCAGCTCCTGCGCCTGCTGCCGGCGCTGGAGCAGATCGCGGCACCGCCCGGTGAGGCGAGGGAGCAGGCGACCTCCGCCTCCGACGTGGACCAGAAGCTTCTGACCAAGGTCCGGCTGCTGCTGGCCAAGGCCGAGTCCACGGACTTCGAGGAGGAGGCCGACACCTTCACGGCGGCCGCGCAGAAGCTCATGGCCCGACACAGCATCGACCGCGCCATGATGGACGCGGCGGAGCGGGTGGAGGAGCGGGCACAAGGGCGCGGGGGACCGACGGCGACGCGCCTGGGGGTCGACCGACCCTACGACCGGCCGAAGTTCGTGCTGCTGGCCTCGATCGCCGAGGCCAACCGGTGCCGCGCGGTGTGGAACCAAGGCATCGGTCGCGCCACGGTCGTGGGGTTCCCGGTCGACCTGCGGGCCGTCGAGCTGCTCTATGCCTCGCTGCTGGTGCAGGCCACCTCGGCGATGCAGGCCGAAGGACCCCGGCGAAGCGCGCACGGCGGCTCGCGCACCCGGTCCTTCCGCAGCTCGTTCCTCACCGGTTTCGCCTACCGGGTCGGGGAGCGCCTCGAGCAGGCCGCCGAGGAGGAGAAGGGCGAGGCGGCCGGGAGCCTCGAGTCGCACGTCACCGGCACGTCCCGCGATGGTGACACCGGTGCGCGGCCAGGCGTGGCGCTGGTGCTCGCCCGACGGGAGCGTAAGGTCGACGCCGCGGTCACGGAGCGCTTCCCGCACCTCGGCACGGTCCGGTCCAGGGCGACCTGGGACGGCGAGGGCTACCGCTCCGGCCGGGCGGCTGCCGAGCGCGCGCACCTGGGTGATCGAGGGCGGTTGGCATGA
- a CDS encoding DUF2087 domain-containing protein produces the protein MTTDADLKARVRERMARTGENYTTARTALLSSPPPRALVVDTDLAADRAVRSFFDGDRLRSIPTRRRPRAAVLMELLTRFERGRVYAEREVNEILATAHEDVASLRRELVDYRWFTRADGVYRVADEVPHRHPNEAQEVPTDEVARLARVPRAAAAAPGQE, from the coding sequence ATGACGACCGATGCCGACCTCAAGGCCCGGGTGCGCGAGCGGATGGCCCGCACCGGCGAGAACTACACGACCGCCCGCACGGCCCTGCTGTCATCGCCACCGCCCCGTGCGCTCGTCGTCGACACCGACCTCGCCGCCGACCGGGCGGTGCGCTCGTTCTTCGACGGCGACCGGCTGCGCTCGATCCCGACCCGGCGCCGCCCGCGCGCCGCCGTCCTCATGGAGCTGCTCACCCGCTTCGAGCGCGGTCGCGTGTATGCCGAGCGCGAGGTCAACGAGATCCTCGCCACCGCGCACGAGGACGTCGCGTCCCTGCGCCGCGAGCTCGTCGACTACCGCTGGTTCACGCGGGCAGACGGCGTCTACCGGGTGGCCGACGAGGTGCCGCACCGGCACCCCAACGAGGCCCAGGAGGTGCCGACCGACGAGGTGGCCCGGCTCGCCCGGGTGCCGCGGGCCGCCGCTGCCGCCCCCGGCCAGGAGTGA
- a CDS encoding DUF664 domain-containing protein, whose translation MSDEPPWEPPVAGDEIGHLLGALDRQRMTFWWKAEGLDAAGLSARVGASSLTLGGLLKHLTGVEVTAGTWRMDGSSPGSPWTDVDWEAQPDWDFTSAADDSPEQLYSGYVEAVAATRARQRAYIEEHGLDHIIEWGKQWGVDMSLRRMLFDILEEYARHTGHADLLREAVDGRVGEDPPPDWAPPAEWT comes from the coding sequence ATGAGCGACGAACCTCCCTGGGAGCCCCCGGTCGCGGGCGACGAGATCGGCCACCTGCTCGGCGCGCTGGACCGGCAGCGCATGACGTTCTGGTGGAAGGCCGAGGGGCTCGACGCCGCGGGGCTGAGCGCCCGGGTGGGGGCCTCGTCCCTCACCCTCGGTGGGCTGCTCAAGCACCTCACCGGCGTGGAGGTGACGGCCGGGACGTGGCGGATGGACGGCTCCTCGCCCGGCAGCCCGTGGACCGACGTCGACTGGGAGGCCCAGCCCGACTGGGACTTCACGAGCGCGGCGGACGACAGCCCCGAGCAGCTCTATTCGGGGTATGTCGAGGCGGTGGCCGCGACGCGGGCCCGGCAGCGGGCATACATCGAGGAGCACGGCCTGGACCACATCATCGAGTGGGGCAAGCAATGGGGCGTCGACATGAGCCTGCGCCGGATGCTCTTCGACATCCTCGAGGAGTATGCCCGGCACACCGGCCACGCGGACCTGCTGCGCGAGGCGGTCGACGGCCGGGTGGGTGAGGACCCGCCGCCGGACTGGGCGCCGCCCGCGGAGTGGACCTGA
- a CDS encoding PspC domain-containing protein: MASAPALVRPRQDRVIAGVCAGLGRRFGMSPMLVRLLFVLSCLLPGPQVLAYLVLWVIMPSD, encoded by the coding sequence ATGGCTTCTGCACCCGCCCTCGTCCGCCCCCGTCAGGACCGCGTCATCGCCGGCGTCTGCGCCGGTCTCGGCCGCCGCTTCGGCATGAGCCCGATGCTGGTCCGGCTCCTCTTCGTGCTCTCCTGCCTGCTCCCCGGCCCGCAGGTCCTGGCCTACCTCGTGCTGTGGGTCATCATGCCCTCCGACTGA
- the fdhA gene encoding formaldehyde dehydrogenase, glutathione-independent — protein sequence MAEGNRVVVYTGPGEVAVETIDYPKLEIPAEVADHFGIAKAAPHAAILKLVTTNICGSDQHMVRGRTTAPVGQSLGHEITGEVVAKGDDVLFVDEGDICSVPFNIACGRCRMCNEGHTGVCLNVNPARAGAAYGYVDMGGWIGGQAEYVMIPYADFNLLKFPDRDQALEKILDLTMLSDIFPTGYHGAYTAGVTTGSTVYVAGAGPVGLAAAHAAQLLGAAVVMVGDLNADRLKQAESFGCVGIDLSSGGELVDKIEQVVGEREVDAAVDAVGFEARGHGEGADEAPATVLNDAMTVTRAAGGIGIPGLYVTGDPGAVDDAAKEGTLGVRLGLGWAKSQHFTTGQCPVKRYNRKLMNMILHDKAQIAKAVNAQTISLDDAPRGYAEFDQGAATKYVIDPHGMVA from the coding sequence ATGGCAGAAGGAAATCGCGTCGTCGTCTACACCGGGCCGGGGGAGGTGGCCGTGGAGACGATCGACTACCCCAAGCTGGAGATCCCCGCCGAGGTCGCCGACCACTTCGGCATCGCCAAGGCCGCCCCGCACGCGGCGATCCTCAAGCTGGTCACCACCAATATCTGCGGCTCGGACCAGCACATGGTGCGCGGCCGCACCACCGCCCCGGTCGGCCAGAGCCTGGGCCACGAGATCACCGGCGAGGTGGTCGCGAAGGGTGACGACGTCCTCTTCGTCGACGAGGGCGACATCTGCTCGGTGCCGTTCAACATCGCCTGCGGCCGCTGCCGGATGTGCAACGAGGGGCATACCGGTGTCTGCCTCAACGTCAACCCCGCCCGCGCCGGCGCCGCCTACGGCTACGTCGACATGGGCGGCTGGATCGGCGGCCAGGCGGAGTACGTCATGATCCCCTACGCCGACTTCAACCTGCTGAAGTTCCCGGACCGGGACCAGGCGCTGGAGAAGATCCTCGACCTCACGATGCTCTCCGACATCTTCCCGACCGGCTACCACGGCGCCTACACCGCCGGGGTGACCACCGGGTCGACGGTGTATGTCGCGGGCGCCGGCCCGGTCGGCCTCGCGGCGGCGCACGCCGCCCAGCTGCTCGGCGCTGCCGTCGTCATGGTCGGCGACCTGAACGCCGACCGGCTCAAGCAGGCGGAGAGCTTCGGCTGCGTCGGGATCGACCTGTCCAGCGGCGGTGAGCTCGTGGACAAGATCGAGCAGGTCGTCGGCGAGCGCGAGGTCGACGCGGCCGTCGACGCCGTCGGCTTCGAGGCCAGGGGCCACGGCGAGGGCGCGGACGAGGCGCCGGCCACGGTGCTCAACGACGCGATGACGGTGACCCGGGCGGCCGGCGGGATCGGCATACCGGGCCTCTACGTCACCGGCGACCCGGGCGCCGTCGACGACGCCGCCAAGGAGGGCACGCTCGGTGTCCGCCTCGGTCTGGGCTGGGCCAAGTCGCAGCACTTCACCACGGGCCAGTGCCCGGTCAAGCGCTACAACCGCAAGCTCATGAACATGATCCTGCACGACAAGGCCCAGATCGCGAAGGCCGTCAACGCCCAGACGATCAGCCTGGACGACGCGCCGCGCGGCTACGCCGAGTTCGACCAGGGTGCGGCGACGAAGTACGTCATCGACCCGCACGGCATGGTCGCCTGA
- a CDS encoding TfoX/Sxy family protein, giving the protein MAYDEALAQRIRDLLAGEPGVTEKAMFGGLAFLVDGRMAVAATGDQGVMIHVEEAMARELCAREGIAPMEMRGRPMREWVRSEDVGADGHLLEEMVWMGVGWARAQPPR; this is encoded by the coding sequence GTGGCCTACGACGAGGCGCTGGCGCAGCGCATCCGCGACCTGCTCGCGGGGGAGCCGGGGGTCACCGAGAAGGCGATGTTCGGCGGCCTGGCGTTCCTCGTCGACGGGCGCATGGCGGTCGCGGCCACGGGGGACCAGGGGGTGATGATCCACGTCGAGGAGGCGATGGCGCGCGAGCTGTGCGCCCGCGAGGGCATCGCGCCCATGGAGATGCGCGGCCGTCCGATGCGGGAGTGGGTGCGCAGCGAGGACGTCGGGGCGGACGGCCACCTGCTGGAGGAGATGGTGTGGATGGGGGTCGGGTGGGCGCGGGCGCAGCCACCGCGGTGA
- a CDS encoding sulfotransferase family 2 domain-containing protein translates to MPVYRKDGRSVLFIHVPKTGGTSVEHLFRANGWQQSFFDAKYGPGTRNALMWCGPQHLHGEPLQQLFRVDRFDLVFTVVRDPVARFRSEYVWRHRKKDEVDMGGRAVQSWFARTLLRYRRNHYLFDNHVRPQHEFLVPGTTVLRLEDGLGAAMKKLSREHDLGLEGTPEQFKDSSSGPRRSSDVEITRVTRRMIRRFYRQDFREFGYRKP, encoded by the coding sequence GTGCCCGTCTACCGCAAGGACGGCCGGTCCGTGCTGTTCATCCACGTCCCCAAGACGGGTGGCACCTCGGTCGAGCACCTCTTCCGGGCCAACGGCTGGCAGCAGTCCTTCTTCGACGCGAAGTACGGCCCCGGCACCCGCAACGCGCTCATGTGGTGCGGCCCGCAGCACCTGCACGGCGAGCCGCTGCAGCAGCTCTTCCGGGTCGACCGCTTCGACCTCGTCTTCACCGTCGTCCGCGACCCGGTGGCGCGCTTCCGCTCGGAGTACGTCTGGCGCCACCGCAAGAAGGACGAGGTCGACATGGGCGGCCGCGCGGTCCAGTCGTGGTTCGCCCGCACCCTGCTGCGGTACCGGCGCAACCACTACCTCTTCGACAACCACGTGCGGCCGCAGCACGAGTTCCTCGTCCCCGGCACCACGGTCCTGCGCCTCGAGGACGGTCTGGGCGCGGCGATGAAGAAGCTGAGCCGCGAGCACGACCTCGGCCTGGAGGGCACCCCCGAGCAGTTCAAGGACAGCAGCTCGGGCCCGCGCCGCTCCTCCGACGTCGAGATCACCCGCGTCACCCGACGCATGATCCGCCGTTTCTACCGCCAGGACTTCCGCGAGTTCGGCTACCGCAAGCCCTGA
- a CDS encoding rhomboid family intramembrane serine protease: protein MSQPATRRVDVPAWAHRVIPVLVLVAVMWVAEFVDLILPLSFDQFGIRPRQLDHLQGIVLSPFLHLGFGHLMANTVALLVLGSLLALTTRHLWLVTGGVVLIGGLGVWLFGGPGTVHIGASGVVYGYAAFLAVYGFVARRIWQALLGVLVIVVYGSMLWGVLPLREGVSWQGHLFGAAAGVALAVWLGRRDRLPARR from the coding sequence ATGAGCCAGCCAGCCACCCGCCGGGTCGACGTCCCCGCCTGGGCGCACCGCGTCATACCTGTCCTGGTGCTGGTCGCCGTGATGTGGGTGGCCGAGTTCGTCGACCTGATCCTGCCGCTGTCCTTCGACCAGTTCGGGATCCGCCCGCGGCAGCTGGACCACCTGCAGGGGATCGTGCTGAGTCCGTTCCTCCACCTGGGCTTCGGCCACCTCATGGCCAACACCGTGGCGCTGCTCGTCCTCGGCTCGCTGCTCGCCCTGACCACACGCCACCTCTGGCTGGTCACCGGCGGGGTCGTCCTCATCGGGGGGCTGGGCGTGTGGCTCTTCGGCGGCCCGGGGACGGTGCACATCGGCGCGAGCGGCGTGGTCTACGGGTATGCCGCGTTCCTCGCGGTCTACGGCTTCGTCGCCCGGCGGATCTGGCAGGCGCTGCTCGGGGTGCTCGTCATCGTCGTCTACGGGTCGATGCTCTGGGGCGTGCTGCCGCTGCGCGAGGGCGTGTCCTGGCAGGGCCACCTCTTCGGGGCAGCCGCCGGCGTGGCACTCGCGGTCTGGCTGGGTCGCCGGGACCGTCTGCCCGCCCGGCGCTGA
- a CDS encoding M50 family metallopeptidase, whose product MLVDLWDRATTTQPPLSWQVSLLLGVLALLVTWSPAGYRLVRHLVTLIHEAGHALVGALVGRRLTGIQLHSDTSGVTVSRGRPRGPGMVATVLAGYPAPALVGLGGALLLGQGYAAGLLWALVLTCALMLVLIRNLYGLWVVAATGASVALLSWSATGTVLSAAAYLVVWSVLLAAPRAVVEVQRQRRRGARGSDVDQLARLTGVPGAVWFGLFWLVCVAALVLGARELVPLP is encoded by the coding sequence GTGCTCGTCGACCTGTGGGACCGCGCGACCACCACGCAGCCGCCGCTGTCGTGGCAGGTCAGCCTGCTCCTGGGCGTGCTCGCGCTCCTGGTCACGTGGAGCCCGGCGGGTTATCGCCTGGTGAGACACCTGGTCACCCTCATCCACGAGGCGGGGCACGCGCTGGTCGGCGCGCTCGTGGGCCGGCGGCTGACCGGCATCCAGCTGCACTCGGACACCTCCGGGGTCACCGTCTCGCGCGGGCGGCCCCGCGGCCCGGGGATGGTGGCGACGGTGCTCGCCGGCTACCCGGCGCCGGCGCTCGTCGGCCTCGGTGGGGCGCTGCTGCTCGGGCAGGGGTATGCCGCCGGCCTGCTCTGGGCGCTCGTCCTCACCTGCGCCCTCATGCTCGTGCTCATCCGCAACCTCTACGGGCTGTGGGTGGTCGCCGCGACCGGCGCCAGCGTCGCGCTGCTGTCGTGGTCGGCGACCGGCACGGTGCTGTCCGCGGCGGCATACCTCGTCGTGTGGTCGGTGCTGCTCGCCGCGCCGCGGGCCGTGGTCGAGGTGCAGCGGCAGCGGCGCCGGGGCGCGCGCGGGAGCGACGTCGACCAGCTCGCCCGGCTGACCGGGGTGCCGGGTGCGGTGTGGTTCGGGCTCTTCTGGCTGGTGTGCGTCGCCGCGCTCGTGCTCGGCGCGCGCGAGCTCGTGCCGCTGCCCTGA
- a CDS encoding FitA-like ribbon-helix-helix domain-containing protein has translation MGVLVQVRDVDRAVRDRLKLKAARRGQSLNTYLRELMERDSRVPLREEIVSRILDRGDLVTSTAPSSAEVLETARAERLERVDRPTEP, from the coding sequence ATGGGCGTTCTCGTGCAGGTCCGAGATGTGGACAGAGCTGTCCGGGACCGACTCAAGCTGAAGGCTGCCCGGCGAGGCCAGTCCCTCAACACCTACCTGCGCGAGCTCATGGAACGTGACTCCCGCGTTCCCTTGCGGGAAGAGATCGTGTCCCGGATTCTGGACCGGGGCGACCTGGTCACTTCGACGGCGCCGTCGTCGGCGGAGGTCTTGGAGACCGCGCGGGCCGAGCGGCTGGAGCGTGTGGACCGACCCACCGAACCGTGA
- a CDS encoding citrate/2-methylcitrate synthase, protein MTTDPQHAPPGLKGLIVAETSTGDVKGQDGFYHFREYSAVDLARHRSFEDVAHLMVEGHLPDERESRAFAAELAAASTLPHELLEQLLAIARSGPDRGSLARLRTAISLLGSVEDFPPTYGATPEQVRAGVVRLVGAVPVLQAALFRLRAGLPPLEPRPELGAAGSWLWMLTGEKPAPEHAEAVTAYLISTVDHGFSASTFTARVVTSAGADVASAVCGALGTFSGPLHGGAPDRALDALDEIGTPDRAREWVRERVGGGERIMGFGHAVYRTTDPRAVLLREHAERLGGPLAELAVAVEREVVDALAELKPGRELHTNVEYYAGVVMEQCGIPREMFTPTFAVARVVGWGAHILEQAQDPRIIRPSAEYVGPPAPAPLP, encoded by the coding sequence ATGACCACCGACCCGCAGCACGCGCCACCCGGCCTCAAGGGCCTGATCGTCGCCGAGACCAGCACCGGCGACGTCAAGGGCCAGGACGGCTTCTACCACTTCCGCGAGTACTCCGCCGTCGACCTCGCCCGGCACCGCTCCTTCGAGGACGTGGCCCACCTCATGGTCGAGGGACACCTGCCGGACGAGCGGGAGTCGCGCGCCTTCGCCGCGGAGCTGGCCGCCGCCTCGACCCTGCCCCACGAGCTGCTCGAGCAGCTGCTGGCCATCGCCCGCTCCGGCCCGGACCGCGGCTCGCTCGCCCGGCTGCGCACCGCGATCTCGCTGCTCGGCTCGGTCGAGGACTTCCCGCCGACCTACGGCGCCACGCCCGAGCAGGTGCGGGCCGGGGTGGTGCGGCTCGTCGGGGCGGTCCCCGTGCTGCAGGCCGCCCTCTTCCGGCTGCGCGCCGGACTGCCTCCGCTGGAGCCCCGACCCGAGCTCGGCGCGGCGGGCAGCTGGCTGTGGATGCTCACCGGGGAGAAGCCGGCGCCCGAGCACGCGGAGGCGGTCACGGCATACCTCATCAGCACGGTCGACCACGGCTTCAGCGCCTCGACCTTCACCGCGCGGGTCGTCACCTCCGCCGGCGCCGACGTCGCCTCCGCGGTCTGCGGGGCGCTCGGCACCTTCTCCGGTCCGCTGCACGGCGGCGCGCCGGACCGCGCCCTGGACGCGCTCGACGAGATCGGGACGCCGGACCGCGCCCGGGAGTGGGTGCGCGAGCGGGTCGGCGGGGGCGAGCGGATCATGGGCTTCGGGCACGCGGTCTACCGCACCACCGACCCCCGGGCGGTCCTCCTGCGCGAGCACGCCGAACGGCTCGGCGGTCCGCTGGCCGAGCTGGCCGTGGCGGTCGAGCGGGAGGTCGTCGACGCGCTCGCCGAGCTCAAGCCGGGCCGCGAGCTGCACACCAACGTCGAGTACTACGCCGGCGTCGTCATGGAGCAGTGCGGCATCCCGCGCGAGATGTTCACCCCGACCTTCGCCGTGGCCCGGGTCGTCGGCTGGGGCGCCCACATCCTCGAGCAGGCGCAGGACCCCCGGATCATCCGGCCCTCGGCGGAGTACGTCGGGCCGCCGGCCCCGGCACCGCTGCCCTGA
- a CDS encoding type II toxin-antitoxin system VapC family toxin — protein MIVVDCSLVADLLVRPTSLTHVPADAEWLAPALLETEIVSVVRGLLLGGDVGPAVARAVLEDYMDLGIEIVPSTPELRSRMLDLAHNFSAYDASYVALAEGLDAQLWTRDRPLARAAQHVVDCVLA, from the coding sequence GTGATCGTCGTCGACTGCTCGCTCGTGGCCGACCTCCTCGTGCGGCCCACCTCGCTGACGCACGTGCCCGCGGACGCGGAGTGGTTGGCGCCGGCACTCCTGGAGACCGAGATCGTGTCCGTGGTCAGAGGCCTCCTCCTCGGGGGAGACGTGGGACCGGCCGTGGCCAGGGCCGTGCTCGAGGACTACATGGATCTCGGGATCGAGATCGTGCCCAGCACGCCAGAGCTGCGCAGCCGCATGCTCGACCTCGCGCACAACTTCTCGGCGTACGACGCGAGCTACGTCGCGCTGGCAGAGGGGCTCGACGCTCAGCTGTGGACACGTGACAGGCCCCTGGCGCGGGCGGCACAGCACGTCGTGGACTGCGTCCTGGCCTGA
- a CDS encoding citrate synthase, with protein MSGGAELLTTAQTADYLGVKVQTLYAYVSRGVLAPVRREAGTGSLFAVEDVRALAGRPGRSGHRGGRDRTRATSDDVRTRITEVGPGSLAYRGHDVRGLAGTWTFEQVRDLLTEHTVVNGRGPGSEQAVAAVTAALPAGTPVLDRFKHAVLVAGGSDVGRYDRTPESFAAAGERAAAAMVGSLTGSAADGPLAVELGAYLDLPTDLLDTALVLLADHDLAVSTTAVRVAVSAGSDAYSALLAGLAAADSPLHVRAVLRAVDWLRAAILDPRLALDAALTDGPPPGFGHVVYTEQDPRAQVLLERLLPAADPAVCDAVALLEAELLERRGWVLTVDAALALLTLQHDLPRDAGAVIFACARTAGWTAHAIEELAEPGMRFRLRGIYTGPRRP; from the coding sequence ATGAGCGGCGGTGCGGAGCTGCTGACCACGGCGCAGACGGCGGACTACCTCGGGGTCAAGGTGCAGACGCTGTATGCCTACGTCAGCCGCGGCGTCCTCGCGCCGGTGCGTCGGGAGGCGGGCACGGGCAGCCTCTTCGCCGTGGAGGACGTGCGGGCGCTCGCCGGTCGGCCGGGTCGGTCGGGGCACCGCGGCGGCCGGGACCGGACCCGCGCCACGAGCGACGACGTGCGCACCCGGATCACCGAGGTCGGCCCCGGCTCGCTGGCCTACCGCGGGCACGACGTGCGCGGGCTCGCGGGCACGTGGACCTTCGAGCAGGTCCGTGACCTGCTCACCGAACATACGGTCGTGAACGGAAGGGGACCTGGCTCCGAGCAGGCCGTCGCCGCCGTGACGGCCGCGCTGCCCGCGGGCACTCCCGTGCTCGACCGCTTCAAGCACGCCGTGCTCGTGGCCGGCGGGTCCGACGTGGGCCGTTACGACCGCACGCCGGAGAGCTTCGCGGCAGCGGGGGAGCGGGCTGCCGCCGCGATGGTCGGCTCGCTCACCGGGAGCGCGGCGGACGGCCCGCTCGCGGTCGAGCTGGGGGCATACCTCGACCTGCCGACCGACCTGCTGGACACCGCGCTCGTGCTGCTCGCGGACCACGACCTGGCGGTGTCGACGACCGCGGTGCGCGTGGCGGTGTCCGCGGGGAGCGACGCGTACTCCGCGCTGCTCGCCGGTCTGGCCGCGGCGGACAGCCCGCTGCACGTCCGGGCTGTCCTCCGCGCCGTCGACTGGCTGCGGGCCGCGATCCTGGACCCGCGCCTCGCGCTGGACGCGGCGCTCACCGACGGCCCGCCGCCCGGCTTCGGCCACGTGGTCTACACCGAGCAGGACCCGCGCGCCCAGGTTCTGCTCGAGCGGCTGCTCCCCGCCGCCGACCCGGCGGTGTGCGACGCCGTGGCCCTGCTGGAGGCCGAGCTGCTCGAGCGTCGCGGCTGGGTCCTCACCGTCGACGCGGCCCTCGCCCTGCTCACCCTTCAGCACGACCTGCCGCGCGACGCGGGGGCAGTGATCTTCGCCTGCGCCCGGACCGCGGGGTGGACGGCTCACGCGATCGAGGAGCTCGCCGAGCCCGGTATGCGCTTCCGGCTGCGCGGGATCTACACCGGCCCCCGCCGGCCCTGA
- a CDS encoding LURP-one-related/scramblase family protein: protein MHLLEHDVWVMDQVTGFLGNDFVIHAADGQEIGRIRTGGSALGRMLMGSRELTVIDRDETPLLRLQDTMTLGRERMVMTDGTGGPLAQLVKRFSLFKTRFTVDFDGQPLDLTGSVWGFDFTMSGPRGQMATVARSWSGVTRALLGRSRYVVHLTPELAARERLVVLGTVIALDLVRAKEDRSSAG, encoded by the coding sequence ATGCACCTTCTCGAGCACGACGTCTGGGTGATGGACCAGGTCACCGGTTTCCTCGGCAACGACTTCGTCATCCACGCCGCGGACGGTCAGGAGATCGGACGGATCCGCACCGGCGGGAGCGCGCTCGGGCGGATGCTCATGGGCAGCCGCGAGCTGACCGTGATCGACCGTGACGAGACCCCGCTGCTGCGGCTGCAGGACACCATGACCCTCGGGCGCGAGCGCATGGTGATGACCGACGGCACCGGTGGGCCGCTGGCGCAGCTGGTCAAGCGGTTCTCGCTGTTCAAGACGCGGTTCACGGTGGACTTCGACGGGCAGCCGCTCGACCTGACCGGCAGCGTCTGGGGCTTCGACTTCACCATGTCCGGCCCGCGCGGCCAGATGGCGACGGTCGCCCGCAGCTGGTCCGGCGTCACCCGGGCGCTGCTCGGCCGCAGCAGGTATGTCGTGCACCTCACCCCCGAGCTGGCGGCCAGGGAGCGCCTCGTCGTGCTGGGCACGGTCATCGCCCTTGACCTGGTCCGGGCCAAGGAGGACCGCTCCTCCGCCGGGTAG